The Diceros bicornis minor isolate mBicDic1 chromosome 14, mDicBic1.mat.cur, whole genome shotgun sequence genome segment ACCACAAGTAGACTGTATATTTGTTTATGTGCCGTGCtgtattatttattatgtatatttGTGCTTTACCCATTAAAAGTAAGATTTTTTGCCCTTAagatgcttatattagaaaagaagaaagtctaAAGATTAAGGAGCTAAGCACCTAGCTTAAGAAGTTAGAGAAAGAATAAcagaagtagaagaaaggaaattatacAGAGAAGAGCAAAAAGCAATGACATAAACATAGAGAGACTGAAAAAAACCACAAACTGagtctttgaaaagactaataaaacaaACCAAGCTTTGGCCagctgatcaagaaaaaaagagagagggcaaTATAAACAATGAAAGGAATAAAGGGACCTTACCACTGACGCTGCAGATGTTAGAAAGATGGTAAGGGGATACCAGGAAGAATTTTCTGCCAATAAACTTGAATACCtagatgaaatgaataaatttttagaaaaataccatttaccacagaagaaatagaaaatctgaacagttcTACAACTATGAAATAATTGAAGCCATAATtgaaaccttcccacaaagaaaacctcAGCCTCACGTGGTTTTGACAGTAAATTCTATCAAACGTGCAAGGAAGAAATATCAttcttacacaaactcttccagaatataaagaaagaaggaatttaCCTCAATTCATTGTATGAGGCTAGCATAACCTTGACAGACAAGGAttttatgagaaaggaaaattataggccaatctaACTCAAATATATATGTGAAGATCCTAAAATTACATTAGTAGACCAAATCCAGAAGTATATAAGAAGATCATATACCAGTGTTTATTCTAGGGAAACCAGGCTAGTCTGATTTTAGAAAAATGACTGATTTAATTTAtcacattatttaatttaatctcaAGATATTAAGAGAAAAATCCACATGACTATTTTAATAGAGGTAGAATAAGCCTTCTATAAAATTCAGCATCTATTCATGAGAACATGCTTCTGGCAAAGTacaaatagaagggaacttctttaACTTGTTAAGGGTATCTGCAAAAAACAGACAGCAACCATGGCACTTAATGGTGGATCATTTAGAAGTTAAGATCAAGATCAAAACAAGGATCCCTGTTATCATCATGTCCATTCAAATTGTACTGAAGATCTTAGCTGGTGCAGTAAGactaaaaagtaatttaaaaattataaggatTTTAAAGGATGTAACAAAAGTTACTATTTGTGGATTATATGATTATAAGCACAAAAACTCCAAAATAATCTACAGAGAAATTATTAGTGGTAATGAGAGCattacatttttatacattagTTATAAACAGCCaagatattctctctctttttttttttttggtgaggaagattggccctgagctaacatccgttgccaatcctcctcttttttttttttggctgaggaagattggccttgggctaacatctgtgttcatcttcctctactttatacgggatgccgcagcagcatggcttgacaagtggtgcgttagtCCGCATCCGGGGTtcctaacctgcaaaccctgggccaccaaagcagagggcgcgagcttaactgctgtgccactggcccagaCCCAACCAACCAAAATATTCTTGATGATAAAGAAAAAGGTATGTCTGTTGCTCTTTATCAGATATGAAgacttatttaattaaaatagtatGATAATAGTacaggaataaataaaatgactaaAGGGACAGAATAGAGAACTCCAAAATAGATCCATGCATGTATGGAAAACTTATGACTGGGCAGTTCAGACTATTCAATAAACGGTGTGCTGGGATTATCCATATGGAAGAGAATTAAATCATATCCCTTCATcacactacacacaaaaatctatTCTGGAAACATTACAATCTTAAAGAGAGAAAAACTACAAATCTTTTAGAAGGCAATGGAAGATAGTATCTTTCTATGTATGGGAGAAGGAATAATTTCTTAAAtaagcactaaccataaaggaaaagattggaaAATTCTACTAAGAagttatgggggctggcccaatggcgcaagtggttgggtgtgcgtgctccactgcggtggcctggagtttgccagttcagatcccgggcgtgcaccaatgcacttcttggcgggccatgctgtggcggtgtcccatgtaaactggaggaagatgggcatggatgttggcccagggccagtcttcctcagcaaaaaaaaacaggagaattggcagatgttggcacagggctgatcttcctcacacacacacacaaaaaagaacttaTGATCTTCAAAAGATgccataaagaaagtgaaaagtcaagtcacaaattgggagaaaataattgtaaTGCATATAAATTCCAAAGAAatattatatagaaaatataagaaatttcCACAAATCAATCAGAAAAACACCAACAACCCAAATAGTCAATAACAAGAATTGGAGAGTCAATAGTAagagttggagagaatgtggatcATATATTCCTTGCTAGTGGAAGTAGAAATTGGCCTGACTGCCTGAGAAAACTATTTGGCATTTCCCCGTAAAGGCAGAGATTCACATACTCTACTTCCCAGCAGTTCTCTGCTTAGGGTTATACCCCAGAGAAACTTCTGCTTAGCAGGACACATGCACAAAATGTTGAGAGTAGCTCTGTTCATAAAAGCAAcactagaaattatttttaaaaacccactagagagccagccctgatggcctagtggttcaagttcggtgctctcaccgctttggcagcctgggtttggttcccggtcgcggaaccacaccacctgtctgtcagttgccgtgctgtggtggtggctcacatagaagaactagaaggacttacaactgggatatacaactatgtactggggctttcgggagacaaaaaaaaagaggaagattggcaacagatgttggctcagggcgactctttcccagcaaaagacaaaaaaaaaaactactagaaatcaCCCATATATCTACTGACGAGAGACTGGATCACGTGTGGTATGATCTCTATATGAAAATGAACCGTAGCTATATGCAGCAACATGTATGAATCTTAAAATATaatactgagggaaaaaaagatccTGAAGACTATACATAGTATGACACAATTTCctaaatctcaaaaacaagcaaaaatatgTATGTAGGGAAACACGACATGATTTTTAGATCAAAGGTATTCAGAATAATGGCTACATCTTGAGTGGGAGGGAaggtgtattagtcagctcgTACTGCTGTAACAAGATACCACAGACTGTGCGCttaacaacagaaacttatctTCTCACAATTGTAGAGgctagaagcccaagatcaaggtgcggCCGacttggtttctggtgagagctctcctcCTGACTGGCAGGCTCTCTTCCTGCTCTGGCCTCACAGGCCTTTCCTCAGTGCCTGTGTTCGGAGAAAGACCTCTggtctcccttcctttctttctttcttttttttttttttgtgaggaagatcagccctgagctaacatctatgctaatcctcctgcttttgctgaggaagaccggctctgagctaacatctattgccaatcttcctccttttgttcccccaaagccccagtagatagttgcatgtcatagttgcacatccttccagccgctgtatgtgggacgtggcctcagcatggccggagaagcggggcatcggtgcgcgcccggggttctgaacccgggccgccagcagcagggcgcgcacacttaaccgctaagccacggggccggccctctcttcctttcttataaggaaaccagtcctattggattagagccccacccttatgactccTTTTAACCTTAACTACCTCCTTATAGGCCCTATCACCAACTCCAGTCATATCGGGAGTTAGAGCTTCCACAGTTCAGTCTCCAGCAGGGGGGAATGTGATGGGAAGAATCCCATATGTAGATGCAAATTATTTGTGATACTCAAGTTGGGTGATGAATGAGTAATTTATTATTGTGATTTATaacatatatgttacatatatttttgtttcaaaaattatatttaaagataaaaattaatgaactatACCTGTATATGTTAATGTCaatgaaatccaaattaaaaattcaatgctGATAGATCAAGCTGTACATTTATGATACGTGGGCTTTTCTATAtgtataaaagttttaaaagcaaCATTTGGGTGAAAAAAGCCAGAGCAAAAAAGAATACTTTTCATATGGCTATGTCGAGTTCAAAATCATgcaaaactaaacaatatattgtttaagCATACACGCATAGGTGGTAACActaaaggaaatcaagaaaagGATAAATACCAAACCGAGGTCACCTCTGTGAATAGAGAAGGAGCGGGCCCCAGGTCGCTTCACGGGTACTGGTGATATTCTATTTCCTAGGCTGGGAGAGGGAATATAGATGTTCATTTGACCATTATTCTTTACTCTCTTTATGTATGATATATTtaacaggaaaaaggaaagaaaagaaggaaggaaggaaagaaggaaggaaggaaggaggaagaaaggagtaGAGGGCAAAGGGAAGTCAAGATGACAATCAAGGAAGAGAggttaaggaaacaaaagtcagtGAATTATTTAACTAGCCAgcctgtgcctcattttcccttGGGTGGGAGGTCCAGAGAGATGATCTCTTGGGttctcccactttttttttttaaattgtataatttcattatttttattccattattataatagcattaaaggaatttctaaagaagaaaaacaaaccaccCCTAATTCCATTAACCTATTCTATTATGTTTATAATAGATTTAGAGCATCTAGACTCACATCCATTGGTCCAGTGGAGGAGGGCGCCAGCTTTCCCCCATCCTCCACTAGATTCATTACTCCTTCCTCTGCAGTCCACTTTTCTCTGCTTGTTCCTCGCCATATCCTGCTTTGCTTCATACTTGAAAGGTTTGTTCGGACATTTCTGATGtgtctgttctttctcttttacctttCTAGGTAACAATATCCTCAGGGATTGTATGTAGCCTGAGAGGTGAAATCCCCCTTTTCCAAATACTAAACCCATTCTATttctggccaccagggggcatCCACAGACTTGCCACAGGCTCGACTCTGCCCCTCCTCACGGTATACACTTCTGGGTCATTGCAGGAGAAAGAGGTCCTTGGCTAATCGCGTTATCCCTGTagagctatttttaaatttttgtttctggTTCCACATCaaatctttcttcctctccttccctctgattTTCTCTTGTCCGCATGCGTGCTCCTAAAGAGGTTCTCTGAGACAGTTTCACAGTCATCCATGTCCCTTTTCTCTCAGGACAGTCGTCTTCAGATTTTGCATGTATGAGGTATAAATCTGGTCATGCTTCTGGTTGTCTGAACATCctctcttggggaaaaaaaagtctcCAGAAAGAGCAGCACGTTCTTTTCAATGTCTCTGATAAAGAGTTGAAATCCTTTGAAGGTCCAAAGCTATTTAGAAGCCAAGTCTTGGCTGTTAGAAGAGTGATCACCTTGGGTAATATTGTTTTTGACCCAAAATGTGGTGTGACAATAAAATAACAAGACTTATTTTCCCATATGGCTTAAAACTTGACCTGGGAGATCAGTCCCAGACTGGAGTCCAAACTTGGGTTGAGCAATGGAATAAATGTATTGTTCTAAGGTGACTATGCCGGAGGGAAAAGATTCATATTTCAGTGCTTTGTTCTCACACCTCCTCTATCTGTGGAGAAATATTCCTTTGATTTTACCTAGTGATTTGGAGATCTTAAAGAGGACTGTATGGGTGGTGAATCTAGTGGAACCAATGCAtgtaaggaaagaaaggagatttcAGGCTGGAGATTCGATCCACTTCCTGCCTTGAGCTCATGGGTCTCTTATTCTAATCATGAAGACTTCTTTGGTATTAGGTGGACATGAGTTTGAGGACAAGATTGTTTTGTTCTTAAAACTCCTTGTGCTTATGCACAAGCTGTTCtgaagagtggaattgctggggcattgggaatgtgcattttaaattttaatatagagagagaaattattCTCCTAAAAAGCTGTAAAAATTCAGTCTAAAGAAAATAACCAACCAAATTGAAAAGTGGGCAAAAgtgctgaacagacacctcaccaaagaagacatacagatggcaaataagcagatGACAAGGTGCTCCACACCacgttattagggaaatgcaaattaaaagaacaGTGAGATAccgctacacacctattagaatggctaaaatccagaacactgacaccaccagtGCTGCTGAGGGTGTggggcaacaggaactctcattcattgctggtgggaatgcaaaatggtacagataATTTGGCAGtgtcttacaaagctaaacatagtcttaccatatgatcctgcagttgtgctcctaggtatttacccaactgagttgaaaacttatgtccacaaaaaaacctgcatatgtgtgtttatagcagccttatttataattgccaaacatcggaagcaaccaagatgccctttaataggtgaatggatatacAAACAGTGGTACATTCATATAATGGAGTATTTATTATTCAGTGAGAAATAGAaacgagctatcaagccacaaaaagatatGGAGGACCATTCAGTGCATATTGCTAAGGGAAAGaaaccagtctgaaaaggctacatactgtatgattccaactatatgacattctgcaaaagacaaaactatagagacagtggTTGCCCGGGgttgggcagagagaggaggaggaacgaACACGTGGAACACAGGGATTATTGGAGCAGTGAAACTATTGTGTATGATACTGCGTGATATGATAATGGTGGACACGTGACTTTATGGCTTtgacaaaacccatagaactgtacaacacaaagagttaacccaaatgtaaactatgggctttaattaataataatagtaatgtatcaatatttgttcatcaattgcaacaaatgtaccacaccagTGCAAGATAGTAATTATAGGGAAAACTGGCTGGGGAagagagtatatgggaactctgtactttctgttcaacttttttgtaaacctaaaactgctttaagaaataaagtttagggccagccccgtggcttagcagttgagtgcgcgtgctccgctgctggcagcccgggttcaggtcctgggcgcgcaccaacgcgctgcttctcaggccatgctgaggtcgcgtcccacatacagcaactggaaggatgtgcaactatgacatacaactatctactggggctttgggggaaaaaaaaaaaggaggaggattggcaatggatgttagctcagagccgctctacctcagcaaaaagaggaggattagcacggatgttagctcagggctgatctcctcaccaaaaaaaaaaaaaaccacaaaaacaaaaacaaaaaaaagaaataaagtttattaatgaaaaaaataataataaatttactgACTCATCAAGAGTATACATCTCCATTTCTACTATCTTTGTTTACGCTGTTTGGTGACAGAATTTTGACAGGTTCAGTCTGATGGATCAAGTTTGGTCTTTTATTattgtttgaatttgcatttccctgcatTCTACTCAGATTGAACACCTTTTCCAGATTGTTGGACTTCCCAAGTTCCTTTATTATAAATCGCCTGTTcctatcttttgcctgtttttccaGTTGGTCATTGACCTTTTGATTATGGAATAGTGGGAGTTTAAAAGTTTATTGCGTTAATACTTTTTTTATgtgttgcaaatgttttctcacaATCTGTCATTTCTTTTTCAACTTGGATAATGATGTCTTTTGTCCACAGGAAACTTTAAATTTTGAAGGAGTTCGGCCTGGAAGCGTGCTTCTGGGAAGACCCGTGATTTGAGCCAGGGCTCCAGGTACAGCCCAGCCCTCTGGCCAGCGTTGCTTCTTCTGCTCCTGATTCTCCACGCCCAACCCAGAGCTCTCTGCTCCAATGTCTCCCTGGAGGCTCCTTGGGCGTGTTTGGAAACTGGCTGGCTTTATCTAATGGGATGAACCCAGCTAAAGAGATTAACAAGATGTCTTGTGGATCCCACTTTTAATCTGCAGCGTTCAGGCTGTCCCTTCTTGGCTGGGAAGGGAGCTGCAGAAACGACACTGAGGACTGGCCCCTACATGAGCTGCGACTCCGAGGCCCCTGCTACCACTACTGAGATAACGGGGGTCCCAGGCTAGGAGGCTCAACATGGGCAGCCCCCAGAGCAGCTCCCTGCAGTTTGGGCCATCTGCACCCTTCCCAAGGCCCTGAGTCTTCAGCCCCTGGGTTCACTGAGGTCAGAAGTGGGAGCTGTGCTGTGGGAGGCTGCCCGGACGGCACCCTGCAAGCATGGCGCTGCTGAAAGTCAAATTTGACCAGAAGAAGCGGGTCAAACTGGCCCAAGGGCTCTGGCTGATGAACTGGCTCTCCGTGTTGGCCGGCATCGTCATCTTCAGCCTGGGGCTGTTCCTGAAGATTGAACTCCGGAAGAGGAGCGAAGTGATGGATAATTCAGAGAGCCATTTTGTGCCCAACTCCTTGATAGGGGTGGGGGTGCTGTCCTGCGTCTTCAACTCTCTGGCTGGCAAGATCTGCTATGACGCCCTGGACCCTGCCAAGTATGCCAAGTGGAAGCCCTGGCTGAAGTCATACCTGGCCATCTGTGTTCTCTTCAGCATTGTCCTCTTCCTGGTGGCCCTCTGCTGCTTCCTAATGCGGGGCTCCCTGGAGAGCACCCTGGCCCATGGGCTCAAGAATGGCATGAAGTACTACCGGGACACAGACACCCCCGGCAGGTGTTTCATGAAGAAGACCATCGACATGCTGCAGATAGAGTTCAAATGTTGTGGCAACAATGGCTTTCGGGACTGGTTTGAGATTCAGTGGATCAGCAACCGCTACCTGGACTTTTCCTCCAAAGAAGTCAAAGAGTGAGTGGCCCCTAGTCCCAGAGTCAGAGCTATATGGGGAAACGAAGGCCCAGAGCCTTTTCCTCCCCATTGGGTGCTCTGTGTGCACAACTTATCACCGTGTACGTGAGGCTGTACCCGATTGGAACATATGGAATTGCTAATAGTCTTACATTTTTGACCTAGAAAGATGGCaacttcatatggttcaacctaatgtTTGGctaaggagggaggaaggtgttAAGTTATATAAGCTGTTTGGATAGGAGTCCCCAGGGAGGAAGACTCAGCCAGGAGTGTGTCTGCTCCACACAGTAGGGATGGGCATTCATAGATCACATACGCTGAGACGTTATTTGGCTATTTGTCTCATTCATTCAAAGTAGATGGAGTCAATCCCAGAAGTTTAAATTTCCTGGTTCCCTTGTTTTCCAACCTTTCCACCCTGAGCATCCACTCTCAAAGTGTTTGTCCTCGGGTATGGTGGGAGGAGCAGAGATGGGGCAGTCAGGAGGTCTAGGCTGTAATTATGGCTCTGTTGTTACTTAgcttgtgaccttgggtaagtcactcgCCACCCTAGGCCCTCGTTTGCCCATCTTTTAAATGAAGGCACTAGAATACACAATCTTGGAGGTCACCTTTCAGCTCTGTCTaaagcctggcatacagcaggtgctcattAAATGCCTGCTGGTGTTTACTTCTTAAATCGTGATAGTGCAACATGATAAATGTTTCTAAAGTATTCTTGGCATGTGTGAGAAGAAAATCCTGAGGGAGGATGTGGGGAGGTGTTGGTGAGAAAGAGAATCTCATCCTTTGTGCTAGAATAACAGCACGTGTGCTGACTCCAGCACGCCAGTCTGCCCAACAGACCCACCATCATGGGTCTTGAGTCATTTTCCAGGGAAAGGCAGCCTGCCCTGAGCTAGCAGCTCTCCTTCACCCCTTCTTTCTGTCCAACTCTACCCATTCCCTGGCTGAGGCACGGGGCTCAGTTGTCCATggggttggtttcctctgagtaAGGCTGGCGAGGCCAAGGGGACTTGCATGCAGACCGTTGGGCACACTGGCAGCAGGGCACGGTTGAAGCCCAGACAACACCAGTGAACCCCAGATGGCTAGCTTAGCTGCATCGCAGATGGAAGGGAAGTCAGACTGAAGGTCACTGCttgggattttattttctctgtgggTGGGGATTAGTGCTACAAATCCCTCATCAAGGAGAGGCTCCTAAACCGCTCTGCCCTTCCTAGGTGACAGGTCTGCAGGGACAGCACAAGGTGGCATGATTTATATAAGTTGCCCCAGGAGGGTGTGGAGCCAGAGGGACAAGCAGAATTCCTGGGGATGAGGGCGGGGAACAAGCTGATGGTAGAACCAGCCTTTGTGAGCAGATGAAAAGGGGcttttcatttttccctctgTCATTTTTCTTGACTGTCTTCTGCACAGAGTCAGTCCTTGGAGAGATGTAAAGTCTCTCTGTAATCCCCAAATCCCCTTTTATCCCAGAGTGGAGAGATTCTCCAGGTTGTTCCACTCCCAATGGTCATTGTATCCAAATTTTCAGGCAAACATTAAGCTTGATCAAAACTACCTCAATGCCCCAACCAGCTAGTTGGTGCGAAACTATCCTAACTCCATTGACTTGgaaaaaagttttctttgttGCACAAAAATTATGGTGACAACattaagagaaacaaaaacaagaaaagaaatttaagccAGATTCTCACTCACAATTGATCAATGTTTGATTTTTCCACGTTCAGTCTAGTCTTGTTAACATTTACATAATAACATAATGTAACTGGTCTTAATACAATTGAGTGCCCCATTTTGTAATCTGATAGTATAACATTTGCATAATGTTCAAAACGAttgatgtacacccaaaatttatataatgttataaaccaatgttaccacaataaaaaaaaacacgattgttttagctttattgagatataattaacaaagaacattgtgtaagtttaaggtgtacaatatggTGATTTCATACACTCATATATTGCAGAATAATTACCCCCATAGCATTACCTAACACCTACATCACATCATATAATTATGAtttctttttgtgatgagaacatttaaggtctaccgcttagcaactttcaagaatATGATACATATAGTCACCATGccgtacattagatctccagaatttattcattttataactggaagtttgtaccctttgaccaacatctccccttttCTTCCACCCCTaatcccctggcaactaccattctagtCTGTTTCCATgcatttggcttttttagattccacatataagtgagaacaGACAGTATTTGTCTGAAAGGATCATGTTTAATGGTTGCGTAATATTCTGCTGGACGAATGGACACACTTAGGCAGGGATTTAGGTTGTTCTTAGTTACttatattataaataacactGGAGGGGACAGCTTTGAGGCTTttgcttctctctgtctctgtctgtttcTGTCTCACTTCCTTTAGGCTACATTTCCAGATACATTGTATCTGTTGGCTTTAACTTTTCATAAAGCCGGTCTCAAGACACGACTGTAGaactggaatgcctttctcctttCCAAAACCTCCAGTAATGTCACGCTCCTGTGCTCCTGAGGGTACAGACTGGTAGGGTCACCTTTGCAGAGAGAGGACCACATCATCATTTCCCACAAACTTTTGAATTAATGATCAGTGGACAACACCTGTGAGTGAAGTGAGGCTTCTGGGGCTGTGTCCAGAAAACTGGATTCGCCTGAGGGCCAGCGCTACACTGCCCTTATCTGCTGGTGGAAAGAATGAGCAACGAAATCAATGAGAGAATG includes the following:
- the PRPH2 gene encoding peripherin-2 — its product is MALLKVKFDQKKRVKLAQGLWLMNWLSVLAGIVIFSLGLFLKIELRKRSEVMDNSESHFVPNSLIGVGVLSCVFNSLAGKICYDALDPAKYAKWKPWLKSYLAICVLFSIVLFLVALCCFLMRGSLESTLAHGLKNGMKYYRDTDTPGRCFMKKTIDMLQIEFKCCGNNGFRDWFEIQWISNRYLDFSSKEVKDRIKSNVDGRYLVDGVPFSCCNPSSPRPCIQYQLTNNSAHYSYDHQTEELNLWVHGCRAALLGYYSSLMNSVGAFTLLVWLFEVTITVGLRYLHTALEGLSNPEDPECESEGWLLEKSVPETWKAFLESLKKLGKSNQVEAEGADAGQAPEAG